In the Halorubrum ruber genome, GGCGGTATGGACGACGAACTCCGCGAGCGCGTCGCGGCGGCCGGCGAGGCCGCGGCGCTTTACAACGCGCTCAAGCACGGCAGCGACCCGGACGTGGGCGCGATCATGGGCCCGATCATGGGCGAGAACCCCGAGTTCCGCCCGCACGGCGACGAGATTCCGGGCGTCCTCGCGCCGGTCGTTAACGAGGTCGGCGAGATGGACGAGGCCGAACGCCGGGAGCGGCTCGGCGAACTCGCGCCCGAGCGGCTCGCGGAGCTGGAGGCGGACGAGGAGGGGGACGACCGGGTCCTTCCCGACCTCCCGAACGCCGAGGACGGCGAGGTCGTGATGCGCGCCGCGCCGAACCCGAACGGCCCGTGGCACGTCGGCCACGCGCGGATGCCCGCCGTCATCGGGACGTACAAGGAGCGGTACGACGGCGAGTTCATCTGCCGGTTCGACGACACCGACCCGGAGACGAAGCGCCCCGACCTCGACGCGTACGACGCCATCCTCGAGGACATCGCGTACCTCGGCTTCGAGCCAGACCGCGTGCTCCGCGCGTCGGACCGCTTAGAGACGTACTACGACCACGCCCGCGAGCTGATCGACCTCGGGGGCGCGTACACCTGCTCCTGTTCCGGCGACGAGTTCTCCGAGCTGAAGAACGCGGGCGAGGCCTGCCCGCACCGCGAGAAGGACGTCGAGACGGTCCGCGAGGAGTTCGAGGCCATGGTCGACGGCGAGTACGGCTCCGGCGAGATGGTCTTGCGGGTGAAGACCGACATCGAACACAAGAACCCCGCCCTGCGCGACTGGGTCGCCTTCCGGATGATCGACACGCCGCACCCGCGCGAGGAGGCCGCAGAGTACCGCTGCTGGCCCATGCTCGACTTCCAGTCCGGCGTCGACGACCACCTCACGGGCGTCACGCACATCATCCGCGGCATCGACCTCCAGGACTCCGCGAAGCGCCAGCGGTTCGTCTACGACTACTTCGACTGGGAGTACCCCGAGGTGCTCCACTGGGGCCACGTTCAGGTCGACGAGTACGACGTGAAGCTGTCGACGTCGACGATCAAGGGCCTCATCGCGGACGGCGAGCTGACGGGCTGGGACGACCCGCGCGCGCCGACGATCCGGTCGATGCGCCGCCGCGGAATCCAGGGGCAGGCCCTCGTCGACTCGATGACCGAACTCGGGATGTCCACCTCCGACGTCGACCTCGCGATGTCGTCCGTCTACGCGAACAACCGCGACTTAGTCGACGACGACGCGAACCGCTACTTCTTCGTCCGCGACCGCGAGGACGACCCCGCCGTCGAGCTGCCGGTCGTCGACGGCGACGCGGCCGCGCCCGAGGCGGGCCACCCGCGATTTCACCCCGAACACCCGGACCGCGGCGAGCGCGAGGTGCCCGCCGGCCGCGTCGTCGTCGAGTCCGGCGACCTCCCGCCCGAGGGCGAGCGCGTCTGGCTGAAGGGGTACGGCCCCGTCCGCTACGAGGGCGACGAACTGGCCTTCCTCGACGCCGACATCGAGATCGTCCGCGAGGGCGACGTGGACGTGATCCACTGGGCGCCCGCCGACGAGGGGCTCGACACCCTCCTGCGGACGGTCGACGGCGACGTGCGCGGGATCGCCGAGCCGGCGCTCGCGGACGTCGACCCCGACACGGTCGTCCAGTTCGTGCGCGTCGGCTTCGCCCGGATCGACGCGCTCGACCCCGAGGCGACCGACGAGGAGGACGGCCCGGACGGCGCCGAGGACCTGTTGGCGTACTACGCGCACCCGTAGCTCTGCGTCTTCGGTCCGGCCGGGTCCGTTCCGGCCGACCGACCGAATCCGTTCGTCGGGGAGTTTAAACCCGCGACCGGCGAAGCGAGGGCAACGATGGCCATCGACTCGAACTTCGAAGTGAACCGCGAGCGGGTCGGCGAGGAGGACGGCGTCGCCGTCTGGGGCCCCGTCGAACCGCCGGAGAAACAGGGGATCCGCGGCACCCACGTCGCGGTCGACTTCGACATCTGTCTCGCGGACGGCGCGTGTTTAGAGGACTGCCCGGTCGACGTGTTCGAGTGGGTCGAGACGCCGGGGCACCCGGAGTCCGAGCGCAAGGCGAACCCGGCCGACGAGGACCAGTGTATCGACTGTATGCTCTGCGTCGACGTCTGCCCGGTCGATGCTATCGACGTCGACCCCGGGCGCGAAAATCGCTTATAAATAGTTGGTGTCGCTGTTGGTCGTGTGGTGACGGATTGCGTCGTCCGAGTTGTTCTTTTATAAATAGTTGACAGCGGATCGGCGGTGAACATCTTCAAAGCCCCAGTCGCTCGGTTATAAGCCGCTGACTGTGAATCGGCGGTGAACACCTCCAAAGCCCCAGCCGCTCGTTTATAAACAGCTGGCTGTGGATCGGCGGTGAACACCTCCAAAGCCCCAGCCGTGAGGCCGCCGTACGCTCGCTGCGCGCTTCACTCGGTCGCTCACTCCGTTCGCTCCCTCGCTCCAGTGCTTACGTCGCCTACGGCGGCCTCACGGCTGCCCCTTTGAGTCCCGTCCCGCCCACGGCTCCGCACGGCACCTCACGCCTCCCCAGCCTCGTCGGGCGCATCCTTCGGGCTCCCTTCGGTCGCCCTCGGAGCGCCCGACTCCCTCGCGCGTGCGACTCGCGGCCGTCGCTTCGCTCCGGCCGCTCGCCGGCACGCGCCGCCGCAGATCTATTTATAAATAGTCGCCGCCGGTTCGTTCACTCGTTTATAAACCGCTCCCGCTCCTTTCGCGCGAACTCGGTACCGTACCGCTCCACGATCGGGACGAAGGCGTCGCCGAGCGCGCGCATACACGCGCTCGTCGAGACGAAATCCAACTCTTCGGCGACCTCCTCCCACGGCCGGCCCTGAAGCACTTTCCGGACGAGCAGGCGCTCCGCGCGGTCGTCGAGGTCGCTCCCCTCGATCAGCGCCGCGAGCGCGAGGTCCCGGAACGCGCCGGGCGCGGTGTCGTACATCCCCGGGCCGACCGACGCGCCCACGACCGAGCGCCACTCGGTCTCGGTGAGGTCGACCGGGACCGGGGCGGAGCAGGCGCGGAGCGCGCCCCGGACCACGTCCGGGTCGACGTCGCGGTGGGCGTCCGAGAGCCCGTCGCGCTCGCGGTCCCGGAAGGCGACCGCGTGGCGGTCGAGCAGCTCCTGACCGGCCTCGGTCTCCGGCCGGAGCATGATCGCGGAGTACTCGCCCGACGCGTCGTTCCGGCTCGTCGAGAGGTGGACGGTGCGGTAGCCCGCCCGGCGCCAGAACCGGAGCAGGCGCGGCGTCGCGCCGTAGCCGACCGAGAAGTAGTCCATCTCGTCGCCGAACTCCGCGTGGACCTCGTCGAGCAGCCGCGAGCCGAACCCCGCGTCCCGGAGCGCGTGGTGGGTCGCGATCCGGACCGTCCGTAGCCCGCGCGGCTCAGCCGCGGCCTCATCGCGCAGCTGGCTCGTGAGCACGTCCGGCACCATGTTGCCGCGGACGCGCTCGCCCTCGTACATCCCGCGCCGCGTCTCGGCGTCGAGTCCCCCCTCGCGCGCGAGGAGCGCGACCGCGACCACGCGGCCGTCCGCGACGAGTGCCCGCGCGACGAGGTTCGGCGCGTCGAGCAAGCGCGCGAGGTCGTTCGGCTCGGTCCGGTAGTGCGCGGCGACGAGCAGCCCGAACGCCTCGCCGAGCAGCGTCTCGTCCGCGAGCAGGTCCTCCGGGTCGAGCGCGCGGTAGGCGGCGTCGTCGACCGACGCGCCGGAGACGGCCGCGTCGACCGCGGGCCGGGCGTCGAGCAGGAGCGCGCGCGACGCCCACGCCTCGACGGGGTCGTTCCGCGCGTATCGGATCGGCTCGTCGAGTCGGATGTCGCGAACCGAAAAGTGCGAGTCGAGCAGTCGCTCGCGGAAGCGCACCGCGAACCCGCGGCCCGCCCCCTCGTAGCCGTGGACCGTCGTACAGAACGCGACCGCGGGCGCGTCGAGGAACCCCTCCAGCAGCCGCACCGGGAGTGCCGCCGCCTCGTCGACGACGACCGCGTCCGCCTCGGCCGCGACTTCCGCCGCGGCCGCGGGCGGCAGGAAGCGGACGCGACCGCCGGCCGGCGTCCGGAGGTCGCGCTCGTCGACCTCGCCGTCGTCGTGCTCGCTCTCGTCGTCGCCGTCCGTTTCCGCTTCGATCAGCTCCCGCGTCCGAGCGAACACCTCCGCCGCGTTCCGGAACGCGGGCGCGGTGACGAGTACGTCGCGTCCCCCGAGCGCGAGCGACCCCGCCGCGAGCCCCGCCGCGCTCGATTTCCCGCGCCCGCGGTCCGATTCGACCACGACGGCCGAGCCGGGGTCGGCGAGCCCCTCGAACGCCCGCAGCGCCCGCGACTGATCGGCCGTGAGACAGGCGCCGTACGCGGCCGCGGGAAACGTCGCGCCGGGCGGTGCGCTCGGCGGGTCGACGGATTCGCCCGGCCCGTCGCGCTGGTCGGTCCGCTCCCCGGTGAGTCCGTCGCGCTCTAGGCGGTCGCCCGCCTCGTCCCCAAGCGCGACGACCGCGATTCCGGGGTGCGTCTGGAGCGTCGAAACGAGGCGCTTCCGGAACCGGCCCGTCACGTCGTCGATGCCGAAGGGCGGCACCGCCAGCGAGTCGTCGAAGCGGTCGCGGACTGCCGGCCACTCGTCGAGCGCGGGCGTCAGAAGGATCAACAGCCCGCCGCCGTCGACCGCGCCGACCGCGCGGCCGAGCGCGTTCGGGACGAACCGCTCGTGGCAGTCGAGGACGACCGCTTCGCGGGTGCGCCCCAGTAGCCCGTCGGCGTTCCGCGGGCGCGTTTCATCGAATCGGAACCCCTCGCGTGTCGAGACCATCGTCACGTCTCTGTCGCCGACCCCGAGCGACTCGATCGCGTCGTAGGCGGCGTCGAGCGCGTGGTCGCGGTCGCCGGCGAGCACGAGGACGCGTCGCTCGTTCGCCCGCTCGGCCTCGGCGCGCAGGTCGCGCGCGACTCCCGCGATCATCTTCGCCCGTCGTTGCCGAGGCGCGGACATGTGTCTTGCCCTCCGGGCCGCCGTCGTCCTCGTTCCCGGGTCGCCTCGGTGGCGCCCGCGAAGGCGGGAGGCTTACGGACACTCGGCGCGTCACTCCGGGCATGACCACGGTCACGCTCATCGGGACCCGGCTCGCGGACGTGGGTCGCGAGTTCGTCTACGAGGGGGAATCGGCCGACTGCGAGGGATGCCCCTACCGCGGCCAGTGCCTCAACCTCTCCGAGGGCACCCGCTACCGGGTGACCGGGATCCGCGAGAACGCGCAGACGCTCGACTGCGCCGTCCACGACGCCGGCGTCCGCGCGGTCGAGGTCGAGCCCGCGTCGGTCCCCGCGAACGTCCCCTCGAAGCGCGCGTACGCCGGGAGCAAGGCGTCGCTCGCGGGTCCCTGCCCGCACACCGAGTGCCCGAGCCACGGCTACTGCGTGCCCGACGGCGCCGACTTCGACGAGGAGCGTGTCATCGATCAGGTGCTCGGCGAGCCGCCCCACGAGACGTGCGCGCTCGACCGCGACCTGACGCTCGTGGAGTTCCGCGCGGAGGACTGAGAACTCGACGTATCGATCGTCCGCCTACAGCGACGTGATCGCGTTCAGCGTGATCCGGATCGCACGCTCGACGTTGTCCTTCGCCTTCTCCGGCAGCTCGTCGTCGGAGTCCGCGCCCTTCTGTGAGCCCGCGACGAGGTTGCCGTCGACGGTGCAGATGGCGCCCGCCGCGAGCCCCTTGCGTCGCGCGAGCGAGAAGACCGTCGCCGCCTCCATCTCGATCGCGAGCAGGTTCGCGTCGTTCCAGTCGGCGACGTACTCGTCGTCCTCGTTGTAGAACGCGTCGTCGGAGACGATGGGGCCGACGTGGATCTCCTCGTCGTTGTCCTCGGCCGCCCCGACGAGCCCGGTGAGCACGTCGTAGTCCGGGACCGCGGGGTACACTTCATCTTCGTACCGCTTGCTCGTCCCCTCTTCCTTGGCCGCGCCCGTCGCGACGACCATGTCGCCGACCTCCATGTCGGGCTGGAGCGCCCCGCAGGTGCCGCAGCGGACGAACGTCTCGACGCCGACGCGCGAGAGCTCCTCGACGGCGATCGCGGCGGACGGGCAGCCGATTCCTGTCGAGCAGATCGTGAGGTCGGTTCCCTCGTAGCTCGCGTTCACGATCTTGTACTCGCGGTTCTGCGCGACGACCTCGCTGTCGTCACAGAGGTCCGCGATCCGGTCGACGCGCCCCGGGTCGCCAGGGATGACCGCGATCTCGTGAACGTCGCCCTCCTCGACCAGCAGGTGCGGCTGTTTCGCCATACGAGCCGGGACAGTCGCCGCGCGCAAAAACCGACCGGTCGGCGGGCGGGGTGACGGCGCAATTTAATATCGCGATATGTGATTTATCAAGGGCTTACCGTCCCGGCGGCTGCGTCCCAATTCGTCCGTGTGGCTCTGCCGATCGGCCGGTTTTATCGCCCGGACGCGCAAGGTTCGGGTATGTCCGACGCGAACGCCTCGGCCGACCTTGGCTCGACGATCGCCGCCCTCACGGTCGCCTTCCTCTTCGTCACGCTCGTCGCTGGGGCGCTGCTCGATTTTAACTGGACGCAGGCGGTGCTGCTCGGTGGCTTCGCGGGCGCTGTGGCCGTCGCGTCGGCGTGGCTGACGGAGCGACGAGCTGGCGGCGACTGACCTTGTTCGGTTTCGGTCCCGATCGGACCTGCCCGAGTATCGCGACTGAGAGGTCGGACGGAGGCTTTTATATCCGCTCGGCGTCGACACCGTACAATGCGATTCAGTCGCGACCGTCGGGGCCAGTCGGTCGTGGTCGGGACGGTGATCCTGTTCGGGTTCCTAATCTTAGCGCTCTCGCTGTATCAGGTACAGATCGTCCCGCAAGAGAACGCGGAGGTAGAGTTCCAGCATTTCGAAGAGGTTCGCAACGATCTCGTTGACCTCAGGGCAGGGATATTGCGGGCAGGCACTACTGACCGGGTACAGTACGAGACAGTTCGACTGGGAACTGATTATCCTCCCCGGCTGTTTGCGATTAACCCGCCGGCACCGTCGGGGACGATACAGACGAGGGGTCCATACAACATCAGTATTCACAGCGAATCAGGCGACACCGTCAACATCACGACCCGATTCATCCAGTACCAACCGAGGTACAACGAAATTGACCATCCGCCGACGTGGTACGACGCCTCTGTGCTGTATCTTGATGCTAACGAAGAGGGAGGTAGAGTCGTGATTATCGAAGATCAAAACCTTGTAAATGATGACGGTGAGGTTCGAATCACTGCCCTCCAAAACGAGTTCCGGCGAAGTGGAACCCAACAGACGACTCTTGAGCTTCGTCCGAGTCGAAACTCCACTGATAGGATTCCCGAAGGTGAGCTCACTATTAAGATTCCAACACGATTAAGCGGCGAGGAATACTGGGACAATGCTGACATCCCGGACAAGGTCTACGGCGGTGTCTCGGACGCCGGCGGTAATGGGGTTCACAACTTAACACTGAACACGACCCACGAAGAACTGGTAGTGGACACGGTCGGAATTCAGGAGAAGCCAACAGATTCAATCGCGAAGAATGGCAGCAGTGATGACGAGAATAATCAAGCTGTCGAGAATCGAATATTTGATATTGAGTGGTACGATCGAAATTCTGTTCCAATAGGCGATGTACAACTAAACGGGAGTATAAGCGCTAATGACGAACCCTTGGATAATGCTATTATCGACTTTTCGACTACGAATCCCGCGGTAGCATCTTTCAATCAAGAGAACACCACTACCACGAGCGTCGATGGTAACTTCACCGCGAATATTACCGCTAAACAGGAAGGCAATGTCACATTATTCGCCGCGTCTGGTGATGATGTCGATAACATCTCTGTCGAAGTTATTGCTCCGGTAAACCCGAGCCCGCCAATATTTGGTTCCCTAACTGCCAGTGGGAGCCAGCGGTCTGTTTCGTTTGACTGGAATATTGACGGTCAGTTTGACTCAGTCACGTTTGAAACTGATTCAGGTAGCGCGACGAGTACTGATCGTTCGGGTACAGTTTCTATTGGAAAAAGCCCTGGCAACCGTGATATAACAGCTATCGTAGAGGGACCTGGCGGATCCGAAACCTGTACCGCTACCATCGGTAATGACGGAGAATTGATAAAGCCTGACTTTACCTGTACTACTTCCTGACACGTCATAGAACATAATATTATTACAATCTTCCAGGCTCTGACTCAGTAGATTCGATGAATCACATATACCTGACTCTTAGAAAAGCCGTCCCTCGTATCAATTAAGTACTCTACTACTAGGTTCCACGATCGACGTAATACTCATCGACAAAGCCATATGCCAGTCTCGTGAACGACCGTGTATGACCGCAGTCGGGATCGACGGCATCGAGATCTGGACCGGGAAGCTCAAACTCGACCTGCCGGGCACGTTCGCGCCGGAGAAGGGCGACGACCCCGAGAAGTACACGAAGGGGCTCGGGCTCAACAACTCCTCGTTCCCGGACGTGTACGAGGACATCGTCACGATGGGGGCGAACGCCGCCAAGGGGCTGATGGACCGCAAGGGGCTCGAACCCGAGGACGTCGGCCGGATCGACGTCGCCACCGAGTCGGCGTTCGACCACTCGAAGCCGGTGTCGACGTACATCGCGGGCTGCCTCGAACAGGTGTACGACGGCGACTTCACCCACGCCAACAAGGGGGAGCGCAAGTTCGCCTGCCTCGCCGGCACGCAGGCGATAGACGACGCGTACAACTGGATCCGAGCGGGCCGGAACCGCGACCGCCCCGCGATCGTCATCACGACGGACACGGCGCTGTACGCCCGCGGCGACCCCGGTGAGGCGACGCAGGGCGCGGGCGCCGTCGCGATGCTCATCGACGAAGAGCCCGACATCGTCGAGCTCTCGACCGATCAGGGGTACGGCTCGAAAGACGAGACGGACTTCCTCAAGCCGAACCAGCAGTTCCCCAGCGTCGACGGGAAGCGGTCGGTCCAGGTGTACCTCTCCCGGATGCGCGAGGCCCTAGAGGACTACGAGTCCGTAACCGACGACATCGAACTGGAGGACTTCGCGTACGCACCGTTCCACACGCCGTTCCCGGGGATGGTCCGGAAGGCGGCACTCTTAGCCTACCGGCACGTCATCCGCGACACGCCCCACGAGGACGCGCTCGCCGACGAGATCGGCCGCCAGCCCCGCGAGGACGAGTACGAGGACCGC is a window encoding:
- the tmcA gene encoding tRNA(Met) cytidine acetyltransferase TmcA; this encodes MIAGVARDLRAEAERANERRVLVLAGDRDHALDAAYDAIESLGVGDRDVTMVSTREGFRFDETRPRNADGLLGRTREAVVLDCHERFVPNALGRAVGAVDGGGLLILLTPALDEWPAVRDRFDDSLAVPPFGIDDVTGRFRKRLVSTLQTHPGIAVVALGDEAGDRLERDGLTGERTDQRDGPGESVDPPSAPPGATFPAAAYGACLTADQSRALRAFEGLADPGSAVVVESDRGRGKSSAAGLAAGSLALGGRDVLVTAPAFRNAAEVFARTRELIEAETDGDDESEHDDGEVDERDLRTPAGGRVRFLPPAAAAEVAAEADAVVVDEAAALPVRLLEGFLDAPAVAFCTTVHGYEGAGRGFAVRFRERLLDSHFSVRDIRLDEPIRYARNDPVEAWASRALLLDARPAVDAAVSGASVDDAAYRALDPEDLLADETLLGEAFGLLVAAHYRTEPNDLARLLDAPNLVARALVADGRVVAVALLAREGGLDAETRRGMYEGERVRGNMVPDVLTSQLRDEAAAEPRGLRTVRIATHHALRDAGFGSRLLDEVHAEFGDEMDYFSVGYGATPRLLRFWRRAGYRTVHLSTSRNDASGEYSAIMLRPETEAGQELLDRHAVAFRDRERDGLSDAHRDVDPDVVRGALRACSAPVPVDLTETEWRSVVGASVGPGMYDTAPGAFRDLALAALIEGSDLDDRAERLLVRKVLQGRPWEEVAEELDFVSTSACMRALGDAFVPIVERYGTEFARKERERFINE
- a CDS encoding glutamate--tRNA ligase, which translates into the protein MDDELRERVAAAGEAAALYNALKHGSDPDVGAIMGPIMGENPEFRPHGDEIPGVLAPVVNEVGEMDEAERRERLGELAPERLAELEADEEGDDRVLPDLPNAEDGEVVMRAAPNPNGPWHVGHARMPAVIGTYKERYDGEFICRFDDTDPETKRPDLDAYDAILEDIAYLGFEPDRVLRASDRLETYYDHARELIDLGGAYTCSCSGDEFSELKNAGEACPHREKDVETVREEFEAMVDGEYGSGEMVLRVKTDIEHKNPALRDWVAFRMIDTPHPREEAAEYRCWPMLDFQSGVDDHLTGVTHIIRGIDLQDSAKRQRFVYDYFDWEYPEVLHWGHVQVDEYDVKLSTSTIKGLIADGELTGWDDPRAPTIRSMRRRGIQGQALVDSMTELGMSTSDVDLAMSSVYANNRDLVDDDANRYFFVRDREDDPAVELPVVDGDAAAPEAGHPRFHPEHPDRGEREVPAGRVVVESGDLPPEGERVWLKGYGPVRYEGDELAFLDADIEIVREGDVDVIHWAPADEGLDTLLRTVDGDVRGIAEPALADVDPDTVVQFVRVGFARIDALDPEATDEEDGPDGAEDLLAYYAHP
- a CDS encoding nucleoside phosphorylase, yielding MAKQPHLLVEEGDVHEIAVIPGDPGRVDRIADLCDDSEVVAQNREYKIVNASYEGTDLTICSTGIGCPSAAIAVEELSRVGVETFVRCGTCGALQPDMEVGDMVVATGAAKEEGTSKRYEDEVYPAVPDYDVLTGLVGAAEDNDEEIHVGPIVSDDAFYNEDDEYVADWNDANLLAIEMEAATVFSLARRKGLAAGAICTVDGNLVAGSQKGADSDDELPEKAKDNVERAIRITLNAITSL
- the hmgB gene encoding hydroxymethylglutaryl-CoA synthase produces the protein MTAVGIDGIEIWTGKLKLDLPGTFAPEKGDDPEKYTKGLGLNNSSFPDVYEDIVTMGANAAKGLMDRKGLEPEDVGRIDVATESAFDHSKPVSTYIAGCLEQVYDGDFTHANKGERKFACLAGTQAIDDAYNWIRAGRNRDRPAIVITTDTALYARGDPGEATQGAGAVAMLIDEEPDIVELSTDQGYGSKDETDFLKPNQQFPSVDGKRSVQVYLSRMREALEDYESVTDDIELEDFAYAPFHTPFPGMVRKAALLAYRHVIRDTPHEDALADEIGRQPREDEYEDREAYEEAIRGYMDELKTTEQYQTWYDTAVEPTLGLSREVGNWYTSSVHIARVSALRDALKRDREFVGDTLLVASYGSGAQAEIHAETIREGWRAEIEGLDIDAQLDARYDLTWDEYEDVHDVHEYDMDVEREIEEFTQPDGEFVFTGWGRMNERKYEYVE
- a CDS encoding 4Fe-4S dicluster domain-containing protein, with product MAIDSNFEVNRERVGEEDGVAVWGPVEPPEKQGIRGTHVAVDFDICLADGACLEDCPVDVFEWVETPGHPESERKANPADEDQCIDCMLCVDVCPVDAIDVDPGRENRL
- a CDS encoding UPF0179 family protein, with translation MTTVTLIGTRLADVGREFVYEGESADCEGCPYRGQCLNLSEGTRYRVTGIRENAQTLDCAVHDAGVRAVEVEPASVPANVPSKRAYAGSKASLAGPCPHTECPSHGYCVPDGADFDEERVIDQVLGEPPHETCALDRDLTLVEFRAED